The following are encoded together in the Oncorhynchus kisutch isolate 150728-3 linkage group LG8, Okis_V2, whole genome shotgun sequence genome:
- the seta gene encoding SET nuclear proto-oncogene a, with protein MSASAAKVSKKELNSNYDGADETSEKEQQEAIEHIDEVQNEIDRLNEQASEEILKVEQKYNKLRQPFFQKRSELIAKIPNFWVTTFVNHPQVSALLGEEDEEALHYLTRVEVTEFEDIKSGYRIDFYFDENPYFENKVLSKEFHLNESGDPSSKSTEIKWKSGKDLTKRSSQTQNKAGKKRQHEEPESFFTWFTDHSDAGADELGEVIKDDIWPNPLQYYLVPDMDDEEAEGEDDDDEEGLEDIDEEGDEDDGEEDEDDGDDGEDDEGEDD; from the exons ATGTCGGCATCGGCGGCAAAAGTGAGTAAAAAGGAGCTGAACTCAAACTATGACGGCGCGGACGAGACCTCCG AAAAAGAGCAACAGGAAGCTATTGAACACATTGATGAAGTTCAAAACGAAATTGACAG ACTGAATGAGCAGGCGAGTGAGGAGATATTGAAGGTAGAACAGAAATACAACAAACTCCGTCAGCCATTCTTTCAGAAGAGGTCAGAACTGATCGCCAAAATCCCCAACTTCTGGGTCACAACATTCGTCAACCATCCGCAAG TTTCTGCCCTTCTTggtgaggaagatgaggaggcacttcactatctgaccagggtggAGGTTACGGAGTTTGAAGATATCAAGTCGGGCTACAGAATAGATTTT TATTTTGATGAAAACCCATACTTTGAAAACAAAGTCCTTTCCAAAGAGTTCCACCTGAACGAGAGTGGAGACCCATCATCAAAGTCAACAGAAATAAAATGGAAATCAGGAAAG GACCTGACAAAGCGCTCCAGCCAGACGCAGAATAAAGCCGGCAAGAAGAGGCAGCATGAAGAGCCAGAGAGCTTCTTCACCTGGTTCACTGATCACTCAGATGCTGGGGCAGATGAGCTGGGAGAGGTCATCAAGGATGACATCTGGCCAAACCCCCTGCAGTACTACCTG GTTCCTGACATGGATGATGAGGAAGCAGAAGGTGAAGATGATGATGACGAGGAAGGTCTTGAGGACATTGATGAGGAGGGTGATGAAGATGatggagaggaagatgaggatgaCGGAGATGACGGGGAG GATGATGAAGGAGAAGATGACTAA